From the Cucurbita pepo subsp. pepo cultivar mu-cu-16 chromosome LG05, ASM280686v2, whole genome shotgun sequence genome, one window contains:
- the LOC111796209 gene encoding uncharacterized protein LOC111796209: MECNKDEAVRAKEIAERKFTERNYSAAKKFVLKAQNLYPGLDGLSQLMTTLEVYISAENKINGEADWYGILGVNHSTDDETIRKQYRKLALVLHPDKNKSLGAEGAFKLVSEAWSLLSDKTKRLAYNQKRDSKGSRQKTSTHTQNASVPPSANGFQNFHNVASNARNVQSKVQVGATSFQPSHKKPDTFWTLCNRCKTHYEYLGIYLNHTLLCPNCHEAFLAVEKAPPPNVFKSPSWSSQQQLQNSRQHPVSGNVHGTGRNPKNPDTGHSVGLNSVDNANFQWGPSSRTAGVGSTFSSASAQSANLVQQAIEKGKRDRDETQPSTEVERSHFPYSKKKKTDGINSYGVHMANQIARGDGSAGVRLPELNKNYPDTQKFYGLYGAFNRTNSHRELSIFETRNMQMDKARAEISKKLKEWSSLAEKPTLNKQSKKQKNVVNDETPDIKVNGKFSASSKGWHERKPQSGSLAGKSTGSEKNPISIIVPDSDFHNFDLDRAESSFGDDQVWACYDDDDGMPRFYARIHKVISRKPFRMRISWLNSRSNAEIGPMDWVGLGFTKTCGDFRIGRHECTRSLNSFSHKVCWMKGLRGVIRIFPQKGEVWALYRDWSADWNKDTSEETIHKYDMVEVLDDFNEEQGVSVAPLVKVVGFRTVFRRHMDLKEVRKIPREEMFRFSHQVPNYLLTGEEAPNAPKGYRELDPAATPLELLQMDTESNQATTEDTEVKTEEEISHISQETVVNEVEDPLEARKVDLVTQEDEQTKMPGDVVFQGISGS, translated from the coding sequence ATGGAGTGCAATAAAGATGAGGCAGTTAGAGCGAAAGAAATTGCTGAGAGAAAATTTACCGAGAGAAATTATTCCGCTGCAAAGAAGTTTGTTTTGAAGGCTCAAAATTTGTACCCGGGGCTTGATGGTCTCTCTCAACTGATGACAACTCTCGAAGTGTATATCTCTGCAGAGAATAAGATAAATGGGGAAGCGGATTGGTATGGAATACTTGGTGTGAACCACTCGACTGATGATGAGACTATTAGGAAACAATATAGAAAATTGGCTCTTGTCCTCCATCCTGATAAAAACAAGTCACTTGGTGCAGAGGGTGCGTTTAAATTGGTTTCAGAGGCCTGGAGTTTGTTATCTGACAAGACAAAGAGATTGGCTTATAATCAGAAGAGGGATTCGAAAGGTAGTCGACAGAAAACTTCTACCCACACTCAAAATGCTTCTGTGCCGCCAAGTGCAAATggctttcaaaattttcataatgtTGCTTCAAATGCAAGGAACGTTCAAAGTAAGGTCCAGGTAGGGGCTACCTCATTTCAGCCTTCCCATAAGAAACCAGATACTTTTTGGACTCTTTGCAATCGATGCAAGACTCATTACGAGTACCTTGGGATCTATCTAAATCACACCCTCCTTTGCCCTAATTGTCATGAAGCTTTTTTGGCTGTAGAGAAGGCTCCACCCCCAAATGTATTCAAGTCTCCTAGTTGGTCTTCTCAGCAGCAGCTTCAAAATTCTAGACAGCATCCTGTTAGTGGCAACGTCCATGGTACTGGTAGAAATCCTAAAAATCCTGACACTGGGCATTCTGTGGGCCTTAATTCAGTTGATAATGCGAACTTTCAGTGGGGCCCTTCCTCCCGGACAGCTGGTGTTGGTAGTACTTTTTCTTCAGCTTCCGCTCAATCTGCAAATTTGGTTCAACAAGCAATTgagaaagggaaaagagaTCGCGATGAGACACAGCCATCAACTGAAGTGGAGAGGAGTCACTTTCCttattcaaaaaagaaaaaaactgatGGAATTAACAGCTATGGGGTCCACATGGCAAACCAAATAGCCAGAGGAGATGGATCAGCTGGTGTTCGTTTACCtgaattaaataagaattatCCTGATACTCAAAAGTTTTATGGTCTTTATGGTGCATTTAACAGGACAAATAGCCACAGAGAGTTGTCAATCTTTGAAACTCGGAACATGCAAATGGACAAGGCTCGAGCTGAAATTAGTAAGAAACTTAAAGAATGGAGCTCATTGGCTGAAAAACCAACTTTGAATAAACAGTCCAAGAAGCAAAAGAATGTGGTGAATGATGAAACTCCTGATATAAAAGTTAATGGTAAATTTTCTGCAAGTAGTAAAGGATGGCATGAGAGGAAGCCTCAGTCAGGCTCTTTAGCTGGTAAAAGTACAGGTAGTGAGAAAAATCCTATCTCAATTATTGTTCCAGATTCtgattttcataattttgacTTGGACCGAGCTGAAAGCTCATTTGGGGATGATCAAGTCTGGGCttgttatgatgatgatgatggaatGCCTCGTTTCTATGCGCGAATTCACAAGGTGATTTCCCGAAAACCATTCAGAATGCGCATCAGTTGGCTCAACTCAAGAAGCAACGCTGAGATTGGCCCTATGGACTGGGTAGGTTTGGGGTTCACAAAAACCTGTGGGGATTTCAGAATTGGGAGACACGAATGCACAAGATCATTGAACTCCTTCTCACATAAAGTTTGCTGGATGAAAGGTTTACGAGGGGTGATTCGGATATTTCCTCAGAAGGGTGAAGTCTGGGCTCTTTACAGAGACTGGTCTGCAGATTGGAATAAAGATACTTCAGAAGAAACAATACACAAATACGATATGGTAGAAGTGCTTGATGATTTTAATGAAGAACAAGGCGTGTCTGTTGCTCCTCTTGTTAAGGTTGTTGGTTTCAGGACTGTGTTCCGTAGACACATGGATCTGAAAGAAGTGAGGAAGATCCCTAGAGAAGAGATGTTCCGCTTCTCCCATCAGGTCCCCAATTACTTGCTTACGGGAGAAGAAGCTCCGAATGCTCCGAAGGGTTATAGGGAATTGGATCCAGCAGCAACTCCTTTGGAGCTCCTCCAGATGGATACAGAATCTAATCAGGCAACAACAGAGGACACTGAGGTAAAAACTGAAGAAGAGATATCTCATATTAGCCAGGAAACTGTAGTTAATGAGGTGGAAGACCCTTTGGAAGCTAGGAAGGTAGATTTAGTAACTCAGGAAGATGAACAAACTAAGATGCCTGGCGATGTTGTCTTCCAGGGTATCTCAGGAAGCTGA